A genomic window from Camelus ferus isolate YT-003-E chromosome 9, BCGSAC_Cfer_1.0, whole genome shotgun sequence includes:
- the SLC7A10 gene encoding LOW QUALITY PROTEIN: asc-type amino acid transporter 1 (The sequence of the model RefSeq protein was modified relative to this genomic sequence to represent the inferred CDS: deleted 1 base in 1 codon), whose translation MRPPVGAVPAARAARIDSRTDRRTGGRSDRRAAQGAGTRWDSDMTGHMQQPSGRGNPGPAPLSSPGPGPGPGASASERVALKKEIGLVSACTIIIGNIIGSGIFISPKGVLEHSGSVGLALFVWVLGGGVTALGSLCYAELGVAIPKSGGDYAYVTEIFGGLAGFLLLWSAVLIMYPTSLAVISMTFSNYVLQPVFPNCIPPAAASRALSMACLMLLTWVNSSSVRWATHIQDVFTGGKLLALSLIIGVGFVQIFQGHFEELRPSNAFDFWMTPSVGHLALAFLQGSFAFSGWNFLNYVTEELVDPRKNLPRAIFISIPLVTFVYAFTNIAYFTAMSPQELLASNAVAVTFGEKLLGYFSWIMPVSVALSTFGGINGYLFTSSRLCFSGAREGHLPSLLAMIHVRHCTPIPALLVCCGATAVIMLVGDTYTLINYVSFINYLCYGVTVLGLLVLRWRRPALPRPIKVNLLVPIAYLVFWAFLLVFSFISEPMVCGVGVIIILTGVPIFFLGVFWRSKPKCVHRLTESMTRWGQELCFVVYPQGSPEEENGPCQPSPLPATDKPLKTQ comes from the exons ATGCGCCCGCCTGTGGGCGCTGTCCCAGCTGCGAGGGCGGCGCGCATCGACAGCCGGACGGACAGACGGACTGGCGGCCGGTCGGACAGACGGGCAGCGCAGGGAGCCGGGACGCGGTGGGACAGCGACATGACCGGCCACATGCAGCAGCCGAGCGGGCGCGGGAACCCCGGCCCTGCGCCCTTGTCTTCCCCTGGCCCgggccccggccccggcgccAGCGCCTCGGAGCGGGTGGCGCTCAAGAAGGAGATCGGGCTGGTGAGCGCCTGCACGATCATCATCG GGAACATCATCGGCTCGGGCATCTTCATCTCCCCCAAGGGGGTCCTGGAGCACTCGGGCTCCGTGGGTCTGGCCCTCTTCGTCTGGGTCCTGGGTGGGGGCGTCActgccctgggctccctctgctATGCGGAGCTGGGAGTTGCCATCCCCAAGTCTGGCGGGGACTACGCCTATGTGACCGAGATCTTCGGGGGCCTGGCTGG CTTCCTGCTGCTCTGGAGCGCCGTCCTCATCATGTACCCCACCAGCCTGGCCGTCATCTCCATGACCTTCTCCAACTACGTGCTGCAGCCCGTGTTCCCCAACTGCATCCCCCCTGCCGCTGCCTCCCGTGCACTCTCCATGGCCTGCCTGA TGCTGCTGACGTGGGTGAACAGCTCAAGTGTGCGCTGGGCCACGCACATCCAGGACGTGTTCACCGGCGGGAAGCTGCTGGCCCTGTCGCTCATCATTGGCGTGGGCTTTGTCCAGATCTTCCAAG GACACTTCGAGGAGCTGAGGCCCAGCAATGCTTTCGACTTCTGGATGACGCCGTCCGTGGGTCACCTGGCCCTAGCCTTCCTCCAGGGCTCCTTTGCCTTCAGCGGCTGGAACTTCCTTAACTACGTCACAGAGGAGCTAGTGGATCCTCGAAA GAACCTACCTCGTGCTATCTTCATCTCCATCCCGCTGGTGACCTTCGTGTACGCCTTCACCAACATCGCCTACTTCACTGCCATGTCCCCCCAGGAGCTGCTGGCCTCGAACGCAGTGGCAGTG ACCTTCGGGGAGAAGCTGCTGGGCTACTTTTCGTGGATCATGCCCGTCTCCGTGGCACTTTCCACTTTCGGAGGGATCAATGGCTACCTGTTCACCTCCTCCAG ATTGTGCTTCTCTGGAGCCCGAGAAGGGCACCTGCCTAGCCTACTGGCCATGATCCACGTCAGACACTGCACCCCTATCCCTGCCCTCCTCGTCTGT TGCGGGGCCACAGCGGTCATCATGCTTGTGGGAGACACGTACACGCTGATCAACTACGTGTCCTTCATCAACTACCTCTGCTACGGCGTCACCGTCCTGGGCCTGCTCGTGCTGCGTTGGAGGCGgccagccctccccaggcccaTCAAG GTGAACCTGCTCGTCCCCATCGCGTACTTGGTCTTCTGGGCGTTCCTGCTAGTCTTCAGCTTCATCTCGGAGCCCATGGTGTGCGGGGTCGGCGTCATCATCATCCTCACGGGGGTGCCCATTTTCTTCCTGGGAGTGTTCTGGAGAAGCAAACCAAAGTGTGTGCACAGACTCACAG aGTCAATGACACGCTGGGGCCAGGAGCTGTGTTTCGTGGTCTACCCCCAGGGCTCCCCTGAGGAGGAGAACGGCCCCTGccagccctccccactgcccGCCACT GACAAGCCCTTGAAGACACAATGA
- the LRP3 gene encoding LOW QUALITY PROTEIN: low-density lipoprotein receptor-related protein 3 (The sequence of the model RefSeq protein was modified relative to this genomic sequence to represent the inferred CDS: deleted 1 base in 1 codon) gives MEKRAFAGPEGAPGARAQLAVVCLVNIVLTGRLSSAVPALAACSGKLEQHTERRGVIYSPAWPLNYPPGTNCSWYIQGDRGDMITISFRNFDVEESHQCSLDWLMLGPAAPPRQEAFRLCGSAIPPAFISARDHVWIFFHSDASSSGQAQGFRLSYIRGKLGQASCQADEFRCDNGKCLPGPWQCNTVDECGDGSDEGNCSAPASEPPGSLCPGGTFPCSGARSTRCLPAERRCDGTQDCGDGSDEAGCPDLACGRRLGSFYGSFASPDLFGAARGPSDLHCTWLVDTQDPRRVLLQLELRLGYDDYVQVYEGLGERGDRLLQTLSYRSNHRPVSLEAAQGRLTVAYHARARSAGHGFNATYQVKGYCLPWEQPCGSSSEGDVADTGEQGCFSEPQRCDGWWHCASGRDEQGCPACPPDQYPCEGGSGLCYTPADRCNNQKSCPDGADEKNCFSCQPGTFHCGTNLCIFETWRCDGQEDCQDGSDEHGCLAAVPRKVITAALIGSLVCGLLLVIALGCAFKLYSLRTQEYRAFETQMTRLEAEFVRREAPPSYGQLIAQGLIPPVEDFPVYSASQASVLQNLRTAMRRQMRRHASRRGPSRRRLGRLWNRLFHRPRAPRGQIPLLTAARTSQTVLGDGLLQPAAGAAPDPPAPLTDTGSPGAAGDGPSSTSSHASEVGPSVRPPSGLRDPECRPVDKDRKASRAPLVDNIAPVDTPRESCSAQDPHPPAPTASSTLGPHPPEPLGVCRSPPPPCSPMLEASDDEALLVC, from the exons CCGCCTGCAGCGGGAAACTGGAGCAGCACACAGAGCGACGCGGTGTCATCTacagccctgcctggcccctcaACTACCCTCCGGGCACCAACTGCAGCTGGTACATTCAGGGCGACCGAGGGGACATGATCACCATCAG CTTCCGCAACTTTGATGTGGAGGAGTCTCACCAGTGCTCCCTGGACTGGCTCATGCTGGGCccagcagccccgccccgccaggAGGCCTTCCGGCTCTGCGGCTCCGCCATCCCGCCTGCCTTCATCTCCGCCCGGGACCACGTCTGGATCTTCTTCCACTCCGATGCCTCCAGCTctggccaggcccagggcttTCGGCTCTCGTATATCCGAG GGAAGCTGGGCCAGGCATCCTGCCAGGCTGACGAGTTCCGCTGTGACAATGGCAAGTGCCTGCCCGGCCCGTGGCAGTGCAACACCGTGGACGAGTGCGGGGACGGCTCGGATGAAGGCAACTGCTCGGCGCCTGCCTCTGAGCCCCCGGGCAGCCTGTGCCCCGGGGGCACCTTCCCCTGCAGTGGGGCGCGCTCCACGCGCTGCCTGCCGGCCGAGCGGCGCTGCGATGGCACACAGGACTGTGGCGATGGCTCCGACGAGGCCGGCTGCCCCGACCTGGCCTGCGGCCGGCGGCTGGGCAGCTTCTACGGCTCCTTCGCCTCCCCGGACCTGTTCGGCGCGGCCCGCGGGCCCTCGGACCTTCACTGCACGTGGCTGGTGGACACGCAGGACCCGCGGCGCGTGCTGCTGCAGCTGGAGCTGCGGCTGGGCTACGACGACTACGTGCAGGTGTACGAGGGCCTGGGCGAGCGCGGGGACCGCCTGCTGCAGACGCTCTCCTACCGCAGCAACCACCGGCCCGTGAGCCTTGAGGCCGCCCAGGGCCGCCTCACCGTGGCCTACCACGCCCGCGCCCGCAGCGCTGGCCACGGCTTCAACGCCACCTACCAGGTGAAGGGCTATTGCCTCCCATGGGAGCAGCCGTGCGGGAGCAGCAGTGAGGGTGACGTGGCAGACACAGGCGAGCAGGGCTGCTTCTCTGAGCCGCAGCGCTGCGATGGCTGGTGGCACTGCGCCAGCGGCCGGGACGAACAgggctgccctgcctgcccccccGACCAGTACCCCTGTGAGGGTGGCAGTGGCCTGTGCTACACACCCGCCGACCGCTGCAACAACCAGAAAAGCTGCCCTGATGGCGCCGACGAGAAGAACTGCTTCTCCTGCCAGCCGGGCACCTTCCACTGTGGCACCAATTTGTGCATCTTTGAGACGTGGCGCTGTGATGGCCAGGAGGACTGCCAGGATGGCAGCGATGAGCACGGCTGCCTGGCGGCTGTGCCCCGCAAGGTCATCACTGCCGCGCTCATCGGCAGCCTGGTCTGCGGCCTGCTGCTC GTCATCGCCCTGGGCTGTGCCTTCAAGCTCTACTCACTGCGCACCCAGGAGTACAG GGCCTTTGAGACCCAGATGACACGCCTGGAGGCTGAGTTTGTGCGGCGGGAGGCACCACCATCCTATGGGCAGCTCATCGCACAGGGCCTCATTCCGCCCGTGGAGGACTTTCCTGTCTACAGTGCGTCCCAG GCCTCGGTGCTACAGAACCTTCGCACGGCCATGCGGCGACAGATGCGCCGGCACGCCTCCCGCCGCGGGCCCTCCCGCCGCCGCCTCGGCCGCCTCTGGAACCGGCTCTTTCACCGGCCACGGGCACCACGGGGACAGATCCCACTGCTGACAGCTGCACGCACCTCACAGACGGTGCTGGGTGACGGGCTCCTCCAGCCTGCAGCGGGGGCCGCCCCAGACCCCCCGGCACCCCTTACGGACACAGGCAGCCCAGGGGCAGCTGGGGATGGGCCCTCCAGCACCTCTAGCCATGCATCAGAAGTGGGGCCTTCTGTGCGGCCCCCTTCGGGCCTGCGGGACCCAGAGTGCAGGCCAGTGGACAAGGACAGAAAGGCCAGCAGGGCCCCTCTGGTGGACAACATAGCCCCTGTGGACACACCTCGGGAGTCCTGCTCTGCCCAGGACCctcatcccccagcccccactgccaGCAGCAccctgggcccccacccaccAGAGCCACTGGGTGTCTGCAGGAGCCCCCCACCACCTTGCTCCCCAATGTTGGAGGCCAGTGACGACGAAGCCCTGCTGGTCTGCTGA